The proteins below come from a single Cervus canadensis isolate Bull #8, Minnesota chromosome 2, ASM1932006v1, whole genome shotgun sequence genomic window:
- the ZMYM1 gene encoding zinc finger MYM-type protein 1 isoform X3 has protein sequence MPPCGGREFRESGNCFQRKKPISLELEDFFASDAKMKESPTSGECDKAVETQVKRLDEIKVEPDNIQEYCQAQQPKTQENDLKINSAFSDSAPQMTTGIQLSLASSGMNKMLPSVSTTAVQVSCSGCKKVFQKGQTAYQRKGSTELFCSRPCITEYISSVSSPALPKRTCSNCSKDILNLKDVISIQLEDTTASKTFCSQSCLSSYEEKRKPVVTMCTNSVSDKCSMCQKTTAKPAKTLTSVLCESLKPSDEMIETTNDLGKTELFCSINCFSAYSKAKMESSTVVRDASTNLPSPKKDATPVISNIVSLADTHDALPIVNSDVLQGTVSSVTANVVEDISPTESSNSVQQPSLSPPSSVVSQHTVALDTEEQKDHMLNQDAPNNMKSMKKSDRLRHPKFTSKIRKVKGKSRSIKKSWCSNFQRLENSIKKDVIFCYSCQLFCQKKFNYGRESLIAQGISSWKKTLEKFRKHEKSEMHLKSLQFWREYQFCDEAVNDSLSNHSKEIEGNKMYLKLIIENILFLGKQCLFLRGNDQSISSVNKGNFLELLEIRAKDKGEEIFRLMNSQVDFYNSTQIQNDIIEIIKTEILQDIVNEINVSSAFSVICDETTDSATKGQLSVCVRYPQKTSKAVLIKERFLGFIDVEEITGTNLHRSIKAYLQQIGVDLNKIRGQAYDSTSNWRGKFNKIAAEFKKEEPRALYLHCYTHCLDLAVIRFCKEVKELRSALNTLSSLFSTIHGEMSVNFQNIYNLSQNKTCKKHTSQPCWTAHDNTLLSVIEGLPEIIETLEVLSNHSSNTSLVDELSDLLALVSKFEFIFCLKFLYRILSVIGILSKEFQSETIDIFSLSSKIEAILECLSSERNDTYFKTIWDGAEEICQKITCKGFEVERPSFQKRRKIQKTIDPGNSDSMFFPTSTEEQYKVNIYYQGLDTVLQNLKLCFLEFDYYKMKQISELLLKWNEPLNEATAKDVQEFYKFDADIIPELRFYRHYAKLNFVLEYDFINFSNLGHLFIQHGLHNNIPCISKLLYIALSWPVTSASVENSFSTLSRLKTYLCRTRGQEKLSGLALMAVEQELVDKLMEPERLSGIVEKFILQVKEI, from the exons ATGCCGCCGTGTGGGGGTCGAGAATTCAGG GAATCTGGAAActgtttccaaaggaaaaaacccaTTAGTTTGGAACTAGAGGATTTCTTTGCATCAGACGCTAAGATGAAAGAATCCCCAACAAGTGGTGAATGTGACAAGGCAGTGGAGACACAGGTGAAGAGGCTAGATGAGATTAAGGTAGAGCCCGACAATATTCAG gagtacTGTCAAGCCCAACAGCCCAAAACTCAGGAGAATGACCTGAAAATAAACTCTGCGTTTTCAGACAGTG CTCCTCAGATGACTACAGGCATTCAGCTTTCTCTGGCGTCATCTGGCATGAATAAGATGCTTCCTTCAGTTTCAACCACAGCTGTTCAGGTTTCCTGTTCTGGTTGTAAAAAAGTTTTTCAAAAGGGACAAACTGCTTATCAGAGGAAAGGTTCTACTGAGCTTTTCTGCTCCAGACCGTGCATCACTGAATACATTTCATCTGTCAGTTCACCAGCTCTTCCGAAGAGAACTTGTTCAAACTGCTCAAA agacATTTTAAATCTAAAGGATGTGATCAGTATACAGCTGGAAGATACTACCGCTAGCAAAACTTTTTGCAGTCAGTCTTGTCTTTCAtcatatgaagaaaaaagaaagccagtTGTTACCATGTGTACTAATAGTGTTTCAGACAAGTGCAGCATGTGTCAGAAGACTACTGCT AAACCAGCCAAAACACTCACATCTGTTCTTTGCGAATCATTGAAGCCCTCAGATGAAATGATTGAGACTACCAATGACTTGGGGAAGACAGAGCTTTTCTGCTCTATTAATTGTTTCTCTGCTTACAGTAAAGCTAAGATGGAATCTTCTACAG TGGTACGTGATGCTTCAACGAATCTCCCTTCTCCAAAGAAAGACGCAACTCCAGTTATAAGCAATATAGTGTCATTGGCAGATACTCACGATGCCCTGCCCATTGTGAACTCTGATGTATTACAAG GTACAGTTTCTTCAGTAACAGCAAATGTCGTTGAGgat ATTTCGCCCACTGAATCAAGTAATAGTGTGCAGCAGCCTAGCCTTTCACCACCATCATCTGTAGTCAGTCAGCATACGGTTGCCTTAGatacagaagaacaaaaagaTCATATGTTAAACCAAGATGCTCCAAACAATATGAAATCCATGAAAAAAAGTGACAGACTACGTCACCCAAAATTTACATCCAAAATACGTAAAGTTAAAGGTAAATCACGAAGTATTAAAAAATCTTGGTGTTCAAATTTTCAACGATTAGAAAACAGTATTAAAAAGGATGTAATATTCTGTTATTCATGCCAGTTGTTCTGCCAGAAAAAATTTAACTATGGAAGAGAGTCACTTATAGCGCAAGGAATTTCCAGTTGGAAAAAAACTCTGGAAAAATTCAGAAagcatgaaaaaagtgaaatgcaTTTAAAGTCATTGCAGTTTTGGAGAGAATACCAATTTTGTGATGAAGCTGTTAATGACAGTTTATCTAATCATTCAAAAGAgattgaaggaaataaaatgtacCTAAAGcttataattgaaaatattttatttcttggaaaACAATGTTTATTCTTAAGAGGAAATGACCAGTCTATTTCATCTGTGAATAAAGGCAATTTTTTAGAATTGTTAGAAATCCGAGCAAAAGATAAAGGAGAAGAAATATTTCGACTTATGAATTCACAAGTTGATTTCTATAATAGTACACAAATTCAAAATGATATTATTGAAATAATAAAGACTGAAATATTGCAAGATATTGTAAATGAGATCAATGTCTCCTCAGCTTTTTCAGTAATATGTGATGAGACAACTGATAGTGCCACTAAAGGACAGCTCTCAGTTTGTGTAAGATACCCACAGAAAACATCAAAGGCTGTATTAATTAAAGAAAGATTTTTGGGTTTTATAGATGTTGAAGAGATAACTGGGACCAACTTACACAGGAGTATCAAAGCTTACCTGCAGCAAATTGGAGTTGATTTGAATAAAATACGAGGCCAGGCCTATGATAGCACCAGTAATTGGAGgggaaaatttaataaaattgcaGCAGAATTTAAGAAGGAAGAGCCAAGAGCTTTATACCTGCATTGTTACACACATTGTTTGGATTTAGCAGTGATTAGGTTTTGTAAAGAAGTGAAAGAGCTCCGAAGTGCTCTAAATACTCTCAGTTCTTTGTTCAGCACTATTCATGGGGAAATGTCGgtaaattttcaaaacatttataaCCTAAGTCAAAACAAAACATGCAAGAAACACACATCACAACCATGTTGGACAGCCCATGATAATACATTACTGTCTGTGATTGAGGGTCTTCCCGAAATCATTGAAACGCTGGAAGTTCTATCAAACCATTCTTCAAACACAAGTTTAGTTGATGAATTGAGTGATTTGTTGGCGTTGGTTTCCAAATTTGAATTTATCTTTTGTTTGAAATTTCTTTATCGAATACTAAGTGTTATAGGAATTCTTTCCAAAGAGTTTCAAAGTGAAACAATagacattttttctttgtcttcaaaaATAGAAGCAATTTTGGAGTGTTTATCATCTGAAAGAAATGATACTTATTTCAAAACTATCTGGGATGGAGCAGAGGAAATATGTCAAAAAATAACCTGTAAAGGTTTTGAAGTTGAAAGACCTtcatttcagaaaagaagaaaaattcagaaaactatagATCCTGGCAATTCAGACAGTATGTTTTTTCCTACCTcaacagaagaacaatacaaagttaatatttattacCAAGGCTTGGATACTGTAttgcaaaatttaaaattgtgttttttagagtttgattattataaaatgaagcaaatttCAGAACTGTTACTTAAATGGAATGAACCCTTAAATGAAGCAACAGCCAAAGATGTCcaagaattttataaatttgaCGCAGACATCATCCCAGAACTTAGATTTTATCGGCACTATGCAAAGCTCAACTTTGTCCTGGAATATGATTTTATCAACTTCAGCAATCTtggccatttatttattcagcatggTCTTCACAATAATATTCCTTGCATATCAAAGCTATTATATATTGCTTTGTCTTGGCCAGTCACTTCAGCAAGTGTTGAAAACTCATTTTCTACACTGTCTCGTCTTAAAACGTATTTATGTCGTACCAGGGGACAAGAAAAGCTTAGTGGCTTAGCCCTAATGGCTGTTGAACAGGAATTGGTAGATAAACTGATGGAACCTGAAAGGCTCAGTGGAATTGTGGAAAAGTTTATCCTTCAGGTGAAAGAAATATAG
- the ZMYM1 gene encoding zinc finger MYM-type protein 1 isoform X5 yields MIETTNDLGKTELFCSINCFSAYSKAKMESSTVVRDASTNLPSPKKDATPVISNIVSLADTHDALPIVNSDVLQGTVSSVTANVVEDISPTESSNSVQQPSLSPPSSVVSQHTVALDTEEQKDHMLNQDAPNNMKSMKKSDRLRHPKFTSKIRKVKGKSRSIKKSWCSNFQRLENSIKKDVIFCYSCQLFCQKKFNYGRESLIAQGISSWKKTLEKFRKHEKSEMHLKSLQFWREYQFCDEAVNDSLSNHSKEIEGNKMYLKLIIENILFLGKQCLFLRGNDQSISSVNKGNFLELLEIRAKDKGEEIFRLMNSQVDFYNSTQIQNDIIEIIKTEILQDIVNEINVSSAFSVICDETTDSATKGQLSVCVRYPQKTSKAVLIKERFLGFIDVEEITGTNLHRSIKAYLQQIGVDLNKIRGQAYDSTSNWRGKFNKIAAEFKKEEPRALYLHCYTHCLDLAVIRFCKEVKELRSALNTLSSLFSTIHGEMSVNFQNIYNLSQNKTCKKHTSQPCWTAHDNTLLSVIEGLPEIIETLEVLSNHSSNTSLVDELSDLLALVSKFEFIFCLKFLYRILSVIGILSKEFQSETIDIFSLSSKIEAILECLSSERNDTYFKTIWDGAEEICQKITCKGFEVERPSFQKRRKIQKTIDPGNSDSMFFPTSTEEQYKVNIYYQGLDTVLQNLKLCFLEFDYYKMKQISELLLKWNEPLNEATAKDVQEFYKFDADIIPELRFYRHYAKLNFVLEYDFINFSNLGHLFIQHGLHNNIPCISKLLYIALSWPVTSASVENSFSTLSRLKTYLCRTRGQEKLSGLALMAVEQELVDKLMEPERLSGIVEKFILQVKEI; encoded by the exons ATGATTGAGACTACCAATGACTTGGGGAAGACAGAGCTTTTCTGCTCTATTAATTGTTTCTCTGCTTACAGTAAAGCTAAGATGGAATCTTCTACAG TGGTACGTGATGCTTCAACGAATCTCCCTTCTCCAAAGAAAGACGCAACTCCAGTTATAAGCAATATAGTGTCATTGGCAGATACTCACGATGCCCTGCCCATTGTGAACTCTGATGTATTACAAG GTACAGTTTCTTCAGTAACAGCAAATGTCGTTGAGgat ATTTCGCCCACTGAATCAAGTAATAGTGTGCAGCAGCCTAGCCTTTCACCACCATCATCTGTAGTCAGTCAGCATACGGTTGCCTTAGatacagaagaacaaaaagaTCATATGTTAAACCAAGATGCTCCAAACAATATGAAATCCATGAAAAAAAGTGACAGACTACGTCACCCAAAATTTACATCCAAAATACGTAAAGTTAAAGGTAAATCACGAAGTATTAAAAAATCTTGGTGTTCAAATTTTCAACGATTAGAAAACAGTATTAAAAAGGATGTAATATTCTGTTATTCATGCCAGTTGTTCTGCCAGAAAAAATTTAACTATGGAAGAGAGTCACTTATAGCGCAAGGAATTTCCAGTTGGAAAAAAACTCTGGAAAAATTCAGAAagcatgaaaaaagtgaaatgcaTTTAAAGTCATTGCAGTTTTGGAGAGAATACCAATTTTGTGATGAAGCTGTTAATGACAGTTTATCTAATCATTCAAAAGAgattgaaggaaataaaatgtacCTAAAGcttataattgaaaatattttatttcttggaaaACAATGTTTATTCTTAAGAGGAAATGACCAGTCTATTTCATCTGTGAATAAAGGCAATTTTTTAGAATTGTTAGAAATCCGAGCAAAAGATAAAGGAGAAGAAATATTTCGACTTATGAATTCACAAGTTGATTTCTATAATAGTACACAAATTCAAAATGATATTATTGAAATAATAAAGACTGAAATATTGCAAGATATTGTAAATGAGATCAATGTCTCCTCAGCTTTTTCAGTAATATGTGATGAGACAACTGATAGTGCCACTAAAGGACAGCTCTCAGTTTGTGTAAGATACCCACAGAAAACATCAAAGGCTGTATTAATTAAAGAAAGATTTTTGGGTTTTATAGATGTTGAAGAGATAACTGGGACCAACTTACACAGGAGTATCAAAGCTTACCTGCAGCAAATTGGAGTTGATTTGAATAAAATACGAGGCCAGGCCTATGATAGCACCAGTAATTGGAGgggaaaatttaataaaattgcaGCAGAATTTAAGAAGGAAGAGCCAAGAGCTTTATACCTGCATTGTTACACACATTGTTTGGATTTAGCAGTGATTAGGTTTTGTAAAGAAGTGAAAGAGCTCCGAAGTGCTCTAAATACTCTCAGTTCTTTGTTCAGCACTATTCATGGGGAAATGTCGgtaaattttcaaaacatttataaCCTAAGTCAAAACAAAACATGCAAGAAACACACATCACAACCATGTTGGACAGCCCATGATAATACATTACTGTCTGTGATTGAGGGTCTTCCCGAAATCATTGAAACGCTGGAAGTTCTATCAAACCATTCTTCAAACACAAGTTTAGTTGATGAATTGAGTGATTTGTTGGCGTTGGTTTCCAAATTTGAATTTATCTTTTGTTTGAAATTTCTTTATCGAATACTAAGTGTTATAGGAATTCTTTCCAAAGAGTTTCAAAGTGAAACAATagacattttttctttgtcttcaaaaATAGAAGCAATTTTGGAGTGTTTATCATCTGAAAGAAATGATACTTATTTCAAAACTATCTGGGATGGAGCAGAGGAAATATGTCAAAAAATAACCTGTAAAGGTTTTGAAGTTGAAAGACCTtcatttcagaaaagaagaaaaattcagaaaactatagATCCTGGCAATTCAGACAGTATGTTTTTTCCTACCTcaacagaagaacaatacaaagttaatatttattacCAAGGCTTGGATACTGTAttgcaaaatttaaaattgtgttttttagagtttgattattataaaatgaagcaaatttCAGAACTGTTACTTAAATGGAATGAACCCTTAAATGAAGCAACAGCCAAAGATGTCcaagaattttataaatttgaCGCAGACATCATCCCAGAACTTAGATTTTATCGGCACTATGCAAAGCTCAACTTTGTCCTGGAATATGATTTTATCAACTTCAGCAATCTtggccatttatttattcagcatggTCTTCACAATAATATTCCTTGCATATCAAAGCTATTATATATTGCTTTGTCTTGGCCAGTCACTTCAGCAAGTGTTGAAAACTCATTTTCTACACTGTCTCGTCTTAAAACGTATTTATGTCGTACCAGGGGACAAGAAAAGCTTAGTGGCTTAGCCCTAATGGCTGTTGAACAGGAATTGGTAGATAAACTGATGGAACCTGAAAGGCTCAGTGGAATTGTGGAAAAGTTTATCCTTCAGGTGAAAGAAATATAG
- the ZMYM1 gene encoding zinc finger MYM-type protein 1 isoform X2, protein MKESPTSGECDKAVETQVKRLDEIKVEPDNIQEYCQAQQPKTQENDLKINSAFSDSAPQMTTGIQLSLASSGMNKMLPSVSTTAVQVSCSGCKKVFQKGQTAYQRKGSTELFCSRPCITEYISSVSSPALPKRTCSNCSKDILNLKDVISIQLEDTTASKTFCSQSCLSSYEEKRKPVVTMCTNSVSDKCSMCQKTTAIQYEVKYQSMKHSLCCNACFSKFHSANNLIMNCCENCGAYCSTSSSMFHMLQMEGQSQYFGSSKSITAHKQKPAKTLTSVLCESLKPSDEMIETTNDLGKTELFCSINCFSAYSKAKMESSTVVRDASTNLPSPKKDATPVISNIVSLADTHDALPIVNSDVLQGTVSSVTANVVEDISPTESSNSVQQPSLSPPSSVVSQHTVALDTEEQKDHMLNQDAPNNMKSMKKSDRLRHPKFTSKIRKVKGKSRSIKKSWCSNFQRLENSIKKDVIFCYSCQLFCQKKFNYGRESLIAQGISSWKKTLEKFRKHEKSEMHLKSLQFWREYQFCDEAVNDSLSNHSKEIEGNKMYLKLIIENILFLGKQCLFLRGNDQSISSVNKGNFLELLEIRAKDKGEEIFRLMNSQVDFYNSTQIQNDIIEIIKTEILQDIVNEINVSSAFSVICDETTDSATKGQLSVCVRYPQKTSKAVLIKERFLGFIDVEEITGTNLHRSIKAYLQQIGVDLNKIRGQAYDSTSNWRGKFNKIAAEFKKEEPRALYLHCYTHCLDLAVIRFCKEVKELRSALNTLSSLFSTIHGEMSVNFQNIYNLSQNKTCKKHTSQPCWTAHDNTLLSVIEGLPEIIETLEVLSNHSSNTSLVDELSDLLALVSKFEFIFCLKFLYRILSVIGILSKEFQSETIDIFSLSSKIEAILECLSSERNDTYFKTIWDGAEEICQKITCKGFEVERPSFQKRRKIQKTIDPGNSDSMFFPTSTEEQYKVNIYYQGLDTVLQNLKLCFLEFDYYKMKQISELLLKWNEPLNEATAKDVQEFYKFDADIIPELRFYRHYAKLNFVLEYDFINFSNLGHLFIQHGLHNNIPCISKLLYIALSWPVTSASVENSFSTLSRLKTYLCRTRGQEKLSGLALMAVEQELVDKLMEPERLSGIVEKFILQVKEI, encoded by the exons ATGAAAGAATCCCCAACAAGTGGTGAATGTGACAAGGCAGTGGAGACACAGGTGAAGAGGCTAGATGAGATTAAGGTAGAGCCCGACAATATTCAG gagtacTGTCAAGCCCAACAGCCCAAAACTCAGGAGAATGACCTGAAAATAAACTCTGCGTTTTCAGACAGTG CTCCTCAGATGACTACAGGCATTCAGCTTTCTCTGGCGTCATCTGGCATGAATAAGATGCTTCCTTCAGTTTCAACCACAGCTGTTCAGGTTTCCTGTTCTGGTTGTAAAAAAGTTTTTCAAAAGGGACAAACTGCTTATCAGAGGAAAGGTTCTACTGAGCTTTTCTGCTCCAGACCGTGCATCACTGAATACATTTCATCTGTCAGTTCACCAGCTCTTCCGAAGAGAACTTGTTCAAACTGCTCAAA agacATTTTAAATCTAAAGGATGTGATCAGTATACAGCTGGAAGATACTACCGCTAGCAAAACTTTTTGCAGTCAGTCTTGTCTTTCAtcatatgaagaaaaaagaaagccagtTGTTACCATGTGTACTAATAGTGTTTCAGACAAGTGCAGCATGTGTCAGAAGACTACTGCT aTTCAGTATGAAGTAAAATACCAGAGCATGAAACATAGTCTTTGCTGTAATGcctgtttttcaaaatttcactCTGCTAACAACCTCATCATGAACTGTTGTGAGAATTGTGGAGCTTACTGTTCCACTAGCTCTAGTATGTTTCATATGCTTCAAATGGAAGGACAGTCTCAATACTTTGGTAGTTCAAAGAGTATTACAGCACATAAGCAG AAACCAGCCAAAACACTCACATCTGTTCTTTGCGAATCATTGAAGCCCTCAGATGAAATGATTGAGACTACCAATGACTTGGGGAAGACAGAGCTTTTCTGCTCTATTAATTGTTTCTCTGCTTACAGTAAAGCTAAGATGGAATCTTCTACAG TGGTACGTGATGCTTCAACGAATCTCCCTTCTCCAAAGAAAGACGCAACTCCAGTTATAAGCAATATAGTGTCATTGGCAGATACTCACGATGCCCTGCCCATTGTGAACTCTGATGTATTACAAG GTACAGTTTCTTCAGTAACAGCAAATGTCGTTGAGgat ATTTCGCCCACTGAATCAAGTAATAGTGTGCAGCAGCCTAGCCTTTCACCACCATCATCTGTAGTCAGTCAGCATACGGTTGCCTTAGatacagaagaacaaaaagaTCATATGTTAAACCAAGATGCTCCAAACAATATGAAATCCATGAAAAAAAGTGACAGACTACGTCACCCAAAATTTACATCCAAAATACGTAAAGTTAAAGGTAAATCACGAAGTATTAAAAAATCTTGGTGTTCAAATTTTCAACGATTAGAAAACAGTATTAAAAAGGATGTAATATTCTGTTATTCATGCCAGTTGTTCTGCCAGAAAAAATTTAACTATGGAAGAGAGTCACTTATAGCGCAAGGAATTTCCAGTTGGAAAAAAACTCTGGAAAAATTCAGAAagcatgaaaaaagtgaaatgcaTTTAAAGTCATTGCAGTTTTGGAGAGAATACCAATTTTGTGATGAAGCTGTTAATGACAGTTTATCTAATCATTCAAAAGAgattgaaggaaataaaatgtacCTAAAGcttataattgaaaatattttatttcttggaaaACAATGTTTATTCTTAAGAGGAAATGACCAGTCTATTTCATCTGTGAATAAAGGCAATTTTTTAGAATTGTTAGAAATCCGAGCAAAAGATAAAGGAGAAGAAATATTTCGACTTATGAATTCACAAGTTGATTTCTATAATAGTACACAAATTCAAAATGATATTATTGAAATAATAAAGACTGAAATATTGCAAGATATTGTAAATGAGATCAATGTCTCCTCAGCTTTTTCAGTAATATGTGATGAGACAACTGATAGTGCCACTAAAGGACAGCTCTCAGTTTGTGTAAGATACCCACAGAAAACATCAAAGGCTGTATTAATTAAAGAAAGATTTTTGGGTTTTATAGATGTTGAAGAGATAACTGGGACCAACTTACACAGGAGTATCAAAGCTTACCTGCAGCAAATTGGAGTTGATTTGAATAAAATACGAGGCCAGGCCTATGATAGCACCAGTAATTGGAGgggaaaatttaataaaattgcaGCAGAATTTAAGAAGGAAGAGCCAAGAGCTTTATACCTGCATTGTTACACACATTGTTTGGATTTAGCAGTGATTAGGTTTTGTAAAGAAGTGAAAGAGCTCCGAAGTGCTCTAAATACTCTCAGTTCTTTGTTCAGCACTATTCATGGGGAAATGTCGgtaaattttcaaaacatttataaCCTAAGTCAAAACAAAACATGCAAGAAACACACATCACAACCATGTTGGACAGCCCATGATAATACATTACTGTCTGTGATTGAGGGTCTTCCCGAAATCATTGAAACGCTGGAAGTTCTATCAAACCATTCTTCAAACACAAGTTTAGTTGATGAATTGAGTGATTTGTTGGCGTTGGTTTCCAAATTTGAATTTATCTTTTGTTTGAAATTTCTTTATCGAATACTAAGTGTTATAGGAATTCTTTCCAAAGAGTTTCAAAGTGAAACAATagacattttttctttgtcttcaaaaATAGAAGCAATTTTGGAGTGTTTATCATCTGAAAGAAATGATACTTATTTCAAAACTATCTGGGATGGAGCAGAGGAAATATGTCAAAAAATAACCTGTAAAGGTTTTGAAGTTGAAAGACCTtcatttcagaaaagaagaaaaattcagaaaactatagATCCTGGCAATTCAGACAGTATGTTTTTTCCTACCTcaacagaagaacaatacaaagttaatatttattacCAAGGCTTGGATACTGTAttgcaaaatttaaaattgtgttttttagagtttgattattataaaatgaagcaaatttCAGAACTGTTACTTAAATGGAATGAACCCTTAAATGAAGCAACAGCCAAAGATGTCcaagaattttataaatttgaCGCAGACATCATCCCAGAACTTAGATTTTATCGGCACTATGCAAAGCTCAACTTTGTCCTGGAATATGATTTTATCAACTTCAGCAATCTtggccatttatttattcagcatggTCTTCACAATAATATTCCTTGCATATCAAAGCTATTATATATTGCTTTGTCTTGGCCAGTCACTTCAGCAAGTGTTGAAAACTCATTTTCTACACTGTCTCGTCTTAAAACGTATTTATGTCGTACCAGGGGACAAGAAAAGCTTAGTGGCTTAGCCCTAATGGCTGTTGAACAGGAATTGGTAGATAAACTGATGGAACCTGAAAGGCTCAGTGGAATTGTGGAAAAGTTTATCCTTCAGGTGAAAGAAATATAG
- the ZMYM1 gene encoding zinc finger MYM-type protein 1 isoform X6: MPPCGGREFRESGNCFQRKKPISLELEDFFASDAKMKESPTSGECDKAVETQVKRLDEIKVEPDNIQEYCQAQQPKTQENDLKINSAFSDSAPQMTTGIQLSLASSGMNKMLPSVSTTAVQVSCSGCKKVFQKGQTAYQRKGSTELFCSRPCITEYISSVSSPALPKRTCSNCSKDILNLKDVISIQLEDTTASKTFCSQSCLSSYEEKRKPVVTMCTNSVSDKCSMCQKTTAIQYEVKYQSMKHSLCCNACFSKFHSANNLIMNCCENCGAYCSTSSSMFHMLQMEGQSQYFGSSKSITAHKQKPAKTLTSVLCESLKPSDEMIETTNDLGKTELFCSINCFSAYSKAKMESSTVVRDASTNLPSPKKDATPVISNIVSLADTHDALPIVNSDVLQGTVSSVTANVVEDISPTESSNSVQQPSLSPPSSVVSQHTVALDTEEQKDHMLNQDAPNNMKSMKKSDRLRHPKFTSKIRKVKGY; encoded by the exons ATGCCGCCGTGTGGGGGTCGAGAATTCAGG GAATCTGGAAActgtttccaaaggaaaaaacccaTTAGTTTGGAACTAGAGGATTTCTTTGCATCAGACGCTAAGATGAAAGAATCCCCAACAAGTGGTGAATGTGACAAGGCAGTGGAGACACAGGTGAAGAGGCTAGATGAGATTAAGGTAGAGCCCGACAATATTCAG gagtacTGTCAAGCCCAACAGCCCAAAACTCAGGAGAATGACCTGAAAATAAACTCTGCGTTTTCAGACAGTG CTCCTCAGATGACTACAGGCATTCAGCTTTCTCTGGCGTCATCTGGCATGAATAAGATGCTTCCTTCAGTTTCAACCACAGCTGTTCAGGTTTCCTGTTCTGGTTGTAAAAAAGTTTTTCAAAAGGGACAAACTGCTTATCAGAGGAAAGGTTCTACTGAGCTTTTCTGCTCCAGACCGTGCATCACTGAATACATTTCATCTGTCAGTTCACCAGCTCTTCCGAAGAGAACTTGTTCAAACTGCTCAAA agacATTTTAAATCTAAAGGATGTGATCAGTATACAGCTGGAAGATACTACCGCTAGCAAAACTTTTTGCAGTCAGTCTTGTCTTTCAtcatatgaagaaaaaagaaagccagtTGTTACCATGTGTACTAATAGTGTTTCAGACAAGTGCAGCATGTGTCAGAAGACTACTGCT aTTCAGTATGAAGTAAAATACCAGAGCATGAAACATAGTCTTTGCTGTAATGcctgtttttcaaaatttcactCTGCTAACAACCTCATCATGAACTGTTGTGAGAATTGTGGAGCTTACTGTTCCACTAGCTCTAGTATGTTTCATATGCTTCAAATGGAAGGACAGTCTCAATACTTTGGTAGTTCAAAGAGTATTACAGCACATAAGCAG AAACCAGCCAAAACACTCACATCTGTTCTTTGCGAATCATTGAAGCCCTCAGATGAAATGATTGAGACTACCAATGACTTGGGGAAGACAGAGCTTTTCTGCTCTATTAATTGTTTCTCTGCTTACAGTAAAGCTAAGATGGAATCTTCTACAG TGGTACGTGATGCTTCAACGAATCTCCCTTCTCCAAAGAAAGACGCAACTCCAGTTATAAGCAATATAGTGTCATTGGCAGATACTCACGATGCCCTGCCCATTGTGAACTCTGATGTATTACAAG GTACAGTTTCTTCAGTAACAGCAAATGTCGTTGAGgat ATTTCGCCCACTGAATCAAGTAATAGTGTGCAGCAGCCTAGCCTTTCACCACCATCATCTGTAGTCAGTCAGCATACGGTTGCCTTAGatacagaagaacaaaaagaTCATATGTTAAACCAAGATGCTCCAAACAATATGAAATCCATGAAAAAAAGTGACAGACTACGTCACCCAAAATTTACATCCAAAATACGTAAAGTTAAAG GATATTAG